The following proteins come from a genomic window of Iamia sp. SCSIO 61187:
- the gatC gene encoding Asp-tRNA(Asn)/Glu-tRNA(Gln) amidotransferase subunit GatC produces the protein MAERITRDDVAHVARLARLELSEDELETFTGQLAAVLEHAEDVEALDLADVPPTAHPLPLGNVFRKDEVGPTLRPEDVLAAAPSVEDGRFRVPPILGEAP, from the coding sequence ATGGCTGAGAGGATCACCCGCGACGACGTGGCCCACGTGGCCCGGCTCGCTCGCCTGGAGCTGAGCGAGGACGAGCTGGAGACATTCACGGGCCAGCTCGCCGCCGTGCTCGAGCACGCCGAGGACGTCGAGGCGCTGGACCTGGCCGACGTGCCCCCCACCGCCCACCCGCTGCCGCTCGGCAACGTGTTCCGCAAGGACGAGGTGGGCCCCACGCTGCGCCCCGAGGACGTCCTGGCCGCCGCCCCCAGCGTCGAGGACGGGCGCTTCCGGGTCCCGCCGATCCTGGGCGAGGCCCCCTGA
- the gatA gene encoding Asp-tRNA(Asn)/Glu-tRNA(Gln) amidotransferase subunit GatA — MDSFISAREVAAGVRAGEWTARQLVDEHLAAIEAGDGDIHAFLHVDADGARAAADAVDARVAAGEDPGPLAGVPVALKDNMCTRGVPTTCASKILEGWVPPYDGTVVERLAAAGAVVVGKTNLDEFAMGSSTENSAFGPTRNPLDTTRVPGGSSGGSAAAVAAGYTPLAFGSDTGGSIRQPAALCGVVGLKPTYGRVSRYGLIAFASSLDQIGPFTRTVADAALALQVVGGHDPMDATSATEAQPDYLARLDEGVDGLRVGVVTEMLEMEGVAPEVVAQVRAAADALAAAGAKVSEVSVPAVTFGLSAYYLIAPAEASSNLARFDGVRYGLRVDAPTTHEMMVATRTQGFGAEVKRRIMLGTYALSAGYYDAFYGQAQRVRTLIARDFAAAYAEVDVLLSPTSPTTAFPLGEKTADPLTMYLNDVCTIPSNLSGDPAISVPFGTGADGLPVGVQVMAPALAEVDLFRTAAVLEGAAP; from the coding sequence ATGGACTCCTTCATCTCCGCCCGGGAGGTCGCCGCCGGCGTCAGGGCCGGCGAGTGGACCGCTCGCCAGCTGGTCGACGAGCACCTGGCCGCCATCGAGGCCGGCGACGGTGACATCCACGCCTTCCTGCACGTCGACGCCGACGGCGCCCGCGCCGCGGCCGACGCCGTCGACGCCCGCGTCGCCGCCGGCGAGGACCCGGGGCCCCTCGCCGGGGTGCCCGTGGCCCTCAAGGACAACATGTGCACGCGGGGTGTGCCCACGACCTGCGCCTCGAAGATCCTCGAGGGCTGGGTGCCGCCCTACGACGGCACGGTCGTCGAGCGGCTCGCCGCGGCCGGCGCCGTGGTGGTGGGCAAGACCAACCTCGACGAGTTCGCCATGGGCAGCTCCACCGAGAACTCCGCCTTCGGCCCCACCCGCAACCCGCTCGACACCACCCGGGTCCCCGGAGGCTCGTCGGGCGGCAGCGCCGCGGCCGTGGCCGCCGGGTACACGCCGCTGGCGTTCGGCTCCGACACCGGTGGGTCGATCCGCCAGCCCGCCGCCCTGTGCGGCGTGGTCGGGCTCAAGCCGACCTACGGCCGCGTCAGCCGCTACGGGCTGATCGCCTTCGCGTCGAGCCTCGACCAGATCGGCCCCTTCACCCGCACGGTGGCCGATGCCGCCCTCGCCCTCCAGGTCGTCGGCGGCCACGACCCCATGGACGCCACCTCCGCCACCGAGGCCCAGCCCGACTACCTCGCCCGCCTCGACGAGGGCGTCGACGGGCTGCGCGTCGGGGTGGTCACCGAGATGCTGGAGATGGAGGGCGTCGCCCCCGAGGTGGTGGCCCAGGTCCGCGCCGCGGCCGACGCCCTCGCCGCCGCCGGGGCCAAGGTCTCCGAGGTGTCCGTCCCCGCCGTGACCTTCGGGCTGTCGGCCTACTACCTCATCGCCCCGGCCGAGGCCTCCAGCAACCTGGCCCGCTTCGACGGCGTGCGCTACGGCCTCCGGGTCGACGCCCCGACCACTCACGAGATGATGGTGGCCACCCGCACCCAGGGGTTCGGGGCCGAGGTCAAGCGGCGCATCATGCTCGGGACCTACGCCCTGTCGGCCGGCTACTACGACGCCTTCTACGGCCAGGCCCAACGGGTGCGCACGCTCATCGCCCGGGACTTCGCCGCCGCCTACGCGGAGGTCGACGTGCTGCTGTCGCCCACCTCGCCCACCACCGCGTTCCCGCTGGGCGAGAAGACCGCCGACCCCCTGACCATGTACCTCAACGACGTGTGCACCATCCCGTCGAACCTCTCGGGCGACCCGGCCATCTCGGTCCCGTTCGGCACCGGCGCCGACGGCCTGCCCGTCGGTGTGCAGGTGATGGCCCCCGCCCTCGCCGAGGTCGACCTGTTCCGCACCGCCGCCGTCCTCGAAGGAGCTGCCCCATGA